From the genome of Rhodopirellula bahusiensis:
CTGCTCACGAGCTTGGTCGAAATGATTGCTGTAAAGGTGAACGTCGCCCAAGGTGTGAACAAACTCGCCCGGTTTCAATCCAGTGACGTGAGCCATCATCGACGTCAGCATCGCGTAACTGGCAATGTTGAACGGCACACCCAGGAACAAATCCGCGCTGCGTTGATACAGCTGACACGACAATCGGCCACCCGACACGTAGAACTGGAACAGCAAGTGGCACGGAGGCAAAGCCATCTTCGGCACATCGGCAACGTTCCAAGCGGAAACGACCAGACGACGCGACCTCGGGTTGGTACGAATCTCGTTTTCAACCCAAGCGATTTGGTCGATGGTCTCGCCACCCGCACCTTCCCAGCTACGCCATTGCCGGCCGTAAACGGGCCCCAGGTCACCAGCC
Proteins encoded in this window:
- a CDS encoding thymidylate synthase → MQGYLQLLDEVLHDGIDRDDRTGVGTRSLFGRQMRFDLAEGFPLLTTKKLHIRSILHELLWFLRGETNIGYLKENKVSIWDEWADEAGDLGPVYGRQWRSWEGAGGETIDQIAWVENEIRTNPRSRRLVVSAWNVADVPKMALPPCHLLFQFYVSGGRLSCQLYQRSADLFLGVPFNIASYAMLTSMMAHVTGLKPGEFVHTLGDVHLYSNHFDQAREQLSRTPRSLPEFQIKREVTTITDFQFDDFELSNYDPHPHIKAPVAV